A window of Sorex araneus isolate mSorAra2 chromosome 3, mSorAra2.pri, whole genome shotgun sequence genomic DNA:
CACCACGGCCGTGCACGACGTGGGGCAGCAGGTGATGGGGCGGCAGCAGCCGGCCTGCAGGGAGCAGGGGTCACAGCAGACGGGGCGGCGGCATGGCTCGCAGATGGGGCGCGTGCAGTGGGGCACGCAGGTGACGGGGCGGCACACGGTGGTCTGGCAGGACACGGGGCGGCAGCAGCAGGGGTCGCGGCAGCAGCAGGGCTGGCAGCAGGGCTGGCAGCAGCCTCCCCCGCAGCTGGGAGCGCAGCAAGAGCCGCAGCAGGAGCCACAGCTGGATCCACAGCAGGAGCCGGtcatggtggtggtgtggggctGGATGGGTGGGGCTGGTGAGAGGAGGTGGGTGTTTTCAGGAGTGAATGTCTTCTTCCTCACCCTGGACCCTTTATATACCCTGGCCAGGTGCTGATGAGCCCCAGGACACACAGACATTTCCTTGTTAATTTCGTGTCAATTAGGCAGGGATCTCCCCATTGAGTAATTGTCTTTTCATGATGCTCAAGTATCCCTTTcctcttgttttgtttatttcctccCTCCAGCCGTCCAATCTAGACCTTGGATTTGATTAGGGTGAATTTACtcataaaagagaaaggaatgtgTTTATCTCGATTACAATAGTTAATCTAATCAGTCTATCCTGGTGCCCTGaagcaaatgttttatttctggacTTCAAAGACTCTCATAATTGCCACCCAAGCTGGGATCTGCTTTGTTTAAACCTGTGcatgtgacagtgacaggttcTTAGTAGCACTGTGTGAGACCAGCTGTCCTCTACTTCCCGATGGCACTTGCCACCACTCACAAACGGCTAAGCTCATCATTTTCCGTAAGAGGAGGGAACACATGTATCCTGCATTCCTGCCCTTCTCCTTAGTCACTGTCTCCCAACAGAACCCGGGCTCCCTGCCCTGGTGACTGGTGCCTTCCCATTCACCTGGAATGTTCTCCCAAGCCAAACCCAACCTGGACCTTGATTGTAAAACTCTCATCAAGAATCCATGGCCATTTTCACCTTGGTAATTTACTTGGGATGAGTCACTGCTGTTGTGGAGCCAAGGAAGAATCCAGAGAGGACGTAGACTGTCCCCCACTGGACAGATGAAGTCATGGGGATTCACATAATTGACTCTGGATTGGGGCTGGGTGGCAGCCATCCTCCTTCCTCAGCAAGCGACCTCTATGGGTTAAATTGGGGTGCATAGACCAGGGGCTTCAGACCACTCACATTACAATGTCACATCTTGAAACTGGGAAGGATGAAGGGATGTAAGAATGTATTCTCCCCCTTTGCCCCCCCAAGAAAGAACATCCAAAAGGACCTGGAGTCTTCTGTTCTGGGGTCAGACCTGTGCCTGAACCAGAGATTTATTTCTCCATAAAGATCAACTGGGGTCAATGAATGGGGCTGGGATGAGGGTGGGGTTGAATGCTTGTTCCCCCTGAGGCCTATCTCCATGTAGTCTGGTCTCATTTGATCACATCCTATGGAACTTTGTGCCTCTAGTTCCTTTGACTGTTGTTGATGGGCACCTTCACCCTATACCTTGCCCTCCATGGTGGATTCTATTAGTTTACTTCATACTTTGGATAGATCTGaatattatttttggattttgaaaTTTTGAGGACAATTCTGTTAGCCAACTACATATTCTGTCTATGAGCACTGACAGAAAAAGGGAGacaatgtatttataaaatatactctgaacaccttttatttttttatatttatttatttatttatttgctttttgggtcacacccagtgatgcacaggggttactcctggctcttgcactcaggaattactcctggcggtgctcgggggaccatatgggatgctgaatcaaacccaggtcggctgcatgcaagacaaacgccctacccgctgtgctattgctccagcccctccgaaCACCTTTTAAACACCCTCTGTTCTAAAAGGAGCCCCCTAAACATCAATGAAAAGGCATTTATGGTCGTTTTCATACAAGAATTAGCTCCAGTTTTGCTTTGACAATACCATAAATAGTATCAAGGGTGTGAATTATATcaaattcatttttctaattttattttatgatatttttgctATACAGACAAATAATTCTCATATAATGCAATGCAATATTATAAACAAAGTCATAATTTGGCTCATGgataatattttctgatttttatttatgagCAAGAGTTTGTATACATATTTGCCTTTGAAAGCCTTTTGTACTCATATTTTTTGCTATCATTTTCATGGAGTCATCTATTCTTTTCTAACAAGACTCTAATAGAAAGCTTTGATCCATTTTCCCCCTAAGAATACCTTCTCTCAGTTTCCTCTGtatcttctgttttctttgtttgatgtTCAATATCAGCTGACATTTCCTTTCTATTGTGTTATTACCATTTATTGAGTCCTTGGTATATCCCAAGGACTGTAGTAGGTACATTGGGTATTCTACCacataaattataataatcaatTGAATTAGGCATTATTATCTCTACTTTATAGAGGAGAAATCTGAAATACAGAGGTTGACAAATTTTCTCAAGGTCACATGACTCTTGAGTAACATAATATGGATTCAATACAAGCATGAGCAATCTTAAACTTGTGTTTCAACAAATATACTTACATAAAATCAATGAATGAAGAAATTCACTCTCTGCTCTCCACAAaagcttaattttatttgttaaaacaatgtatttgtgattaagctccttaacagtcatgatcccagagacacgcaaacaaatctcggacccgagcagcTCTTGAGAGAAATGTCTCTAGGCCTCCTTCACCAGGCCACCCCAGATGGGAAAAGGTGTTGTCCCTCTGCCTATTCCCCGAGAAACCTGGTGGCCACCATCTACCAGAGCTCATTAGAaaagccaggtatggtccaacagTGACAACACAAACTCGGCCTCTTGGGATTGGGGTGGACCaggtccttctcctcccccgccccaaaggGACAGAGATGCCACCCACGAACGcctcctccaccccatccctggcTACTGAATAAGCTCCTTAAGGGTCAtcatcccagagacacacaaatgaatctcgaacCGAaaggctcttggcagaaatgtctccagacctAATCATTAAGATTTTAGAATTCGAGTGGCTGCTaaaaccagcaatagaaaacaaattgtcaaatgttgactttttggcagatctgagtgttcagggaaaattccaaataataatggtgggactggtgttaaaatactgaatgtaatcaaagtacagagagagagtaacgtgaaaattatctgccacacaagtaggggtaggagtgggatggggggtatactggtgttttggtggtggaaaatgtgcactgatgaagggatgggtgtttgatcattgtatgaccaagattcaaacacaaaagctttgtaactgtttgcacggtgattcaataatacttttaaaataatactaataactaagaaaaatgtatttgtttattaaaCCATATCCtccagaaattttattaaataagacCAACTCTAGCACAAATACTTGGGcattattctgtttttcttttctttatggaAAACCATCAGCTTATCTTTTCATAGTGACTGGAGTATCAGGCTAGTTATGCACTGCTACTACAGTTGGATTAGTCAATTACTATGGCAAATTTCATAACATGTGGTAACAACTACTTATTTTTTGGTCATGTGCCAGTTGGATTTGAGCTTTATGCTGGTGGAGATTCCTGGTTGTGGATTCagttttgaaattcctttctgaatTAGAGTTGTCAGATTTAAGAAATGAAAGTGCAGATCcccagttaaaatttaatttcagataAGACACAAACACATAATTAGTTTAAGTGTGCATTTTAATGTACAGCATATACCTACATaaacttttatttgttgtttattgGAAATTCCAGTTTAATGAGATACCCCATATTTTTGTTATTAGCACAATATTCTGATTGTGCAAACTGACTTCAAGTCTTTGCTTAGATCATGTCCCCTAAGTTCTTATTGGCCAAAGCTAGTCACATAGTAAAGTTCAGGATAAAGGGGTGGGGAAATAACAAGAGACATCACTCTCAGTAGAATGTGAGGACAAGAGGGGTCAATATTAATGATGCATATTATAATTTACCAGAGAAactgataaattattttaataatctttttttgtGAATCTTGGACAAAGGCTTTTAAAGAGTCAAATTAAATTATCTCCGATGggtctgtattttaattttattactttattttttcactttttgggcaAGGCGATAgcctagcgggtagggcatttgccttgcatgcagctgacccgggttcgattcttctgcccttctcagagagcacggcaagctaccaagagtatctcacccgcacgggagagcctggcaagctacctgtggcatatgcaatatgccaaaaacagtaacaacaagtctcacaatggagacattactggtgcccgctcgagcaaatcgatgagcaatgggatgacagtgacagtgacagtgacttttggggccacacctggtgatgcacaggagttactcctggctcatgtactcaggaattactcctggcagtgctcgggggaccatataggatgctgggaattgaacccgggtcggccatgtgcaaagcaaatgccctctgtgctatcgctccagccccgggtctcCATTTTTATGGATAACTTTCATTCCTTTATCTCTTTGTCTTCCTAACGAACCAAGAAATACCACTAATTAAAGAGAAATGTCTGATTTATTGAGAAGAATTTCATGTTGTCAATCTTCTACTTGTTTATATTTGATtatatgtttaaaagaaaagcatttgcaggattttatttttttggcttttgggatcaTGCTCTATGatgctaggagttattcctggctctgcactcagaaattcttccgggggatgctggggggaccatataggatgctggggatggaacactgggtaggctgtgtgcaaagcaaatgccctacctgctgtgctatcacacgaaaattttattaaagaaatttttgatTTAGTTATTTTATCATAAGTTATACTTCATTGTCTACTGTGAGTGCAGATTATTTTGAAGACAGATATTCTTTTGGTAAAAATTTAAGTGAGGCATTCAATAATGCAGATAATGTTATTGAAGTTAATATTaagcaaatacatatatattctggTTGGTTATGATGGATTATTTCTTTACACATTTGTGCACTTCATctactaattttttttgggggggtcatacccaacaatgctcaggggttactcctggctctgcactcaggaattcctcttgggCGATCCTTGGGTGTccttatgggattccagggactgaacccagattggctgtatgcaaggcaaacgccttatccgctgtactatctctatggcccccatTTACTACACTTACTAATGTTTATTGGAGTTTTGCATCTACGTTCTTCAAGAATTTACTTTATTATACTGTTGTTGCCTCTTTTTGATAGTATGGTTATAgttgttttataaaaatgacCTGAAAGCAACCTAACAAAAAAACAAGCTCATGAATATAGAGAATAGATCAGTGGTTACCAaaggtgtgggtgggtgggtgaaatACGGCTGAACAGAAGGTTCAGAGCTAGAAACTTCAAGTGGTAATAAATCCTGAGGATATAACACACAGCATGACAACTAGAGTTAATCATActtgatcacatatttgagagtTGTTGAGAGAGTAAATTTTCAAAGGtttaattcaagaaaaatataactactgtagcactgtactggaGCAGTgccgtccagttgttcattgatttgctcgagggggtaccagtaacatctccattgtgagacttgttactgtttttggcatatcgaatacgccacgggtagcttgccaggctctgccgtgcaggcaggatactctcggtagcttgctgggctctccgagagggacagaggaatgaacccaggtcagccgctgtaggataacatagcctcaggtagtttaggtttattgggttactcccaccacagtgctcccattcctctgtgtttatttgtagcttctttcttagtgttctgttgacttgtaaatattgtttttctcttctccttgagtcctttgcaaagtttatttagagcaatgttctttttgtatggacacaggaagacttagcaaatgctatgcttttgtaacctgggagtcatttgactttacatgatattttcctcctgggataTGTTCTCTCAGCTaagactcagctgcccttacttcctagcacccccgaAATCcaggtcccaacgagggacgagatggacccggggcaaatggtgagttgtgtgctaccctggcatcgagatgggcctggccaaagtgcctaatgcttaactataagttaagagcttggtcatggacaaatgttgtcatgatccaaacagtgataactagatttggaccctgctagggtgaggaatgattaatctggcctgagtgctgtagtctgagtctgtggcaagatgttgccaggagagttgccttgcaaacctcttgctatgtccatacaaaaataactagtattaagatgttaatgagtgcaaagactaaggaaaggagaaaaacaccttaagagtcaggaagggctttggaatgccaggccctcaggaagggctttcttatgatgattttgctacctggctgtgtgtagcttaggggcaagggggagagagaaagagggaagagagagacaagagaatccagagaggctgcagtagatccagagagaggacagagctgggagtgcgggagaggagaaagatggaagattgaataaacggtaactaatcagcaaccagcttggtcctcgttcttccttcgcctgtccttggccaacggccgtcctgatccaacccatacacagtggttccagagcaccaaacgtgggtggtgggacagagccgccctgagagtCCAGGAGTGCTCAAGCCcctcggcatgccttagttttttacaagccgcatgcaaggtaaacaccctacccactgtgctatggctccagtccatactacatgtgattaaaaaaatggtaagaaaacttttctcttttcatttcttctcccgcCCCCAGTTTGAATGGGTGACAATTTCCTTTAAAGTTTAGTTCGATTTAGTTAGCTTACTTTAAATAAATATGGGCCTAATAATTTTAATGTCAATATATGTCAAGGGTAGATTTGTCAGTTTCTTTAATGGAATAGATAGTTTTTTTATGGAACTAATCTTAT
This region includes:
- the LOC105943010 gene encoding keratin-associated protein 2-3-like, which codes for MTGSCCGSSCGSCCGSCCAPSCGGGCCQPCCQPCCCRDPCCCRPVSCQTTVCRPVTCVPHCTRPICEPCRRPVCCDPCSLQAGCCRPITCCPTSCTAVVCRPCCWASTCCQPISVQAPCCRPPFCQPAPCRTTCRTSEPCCCC